TGAGATTGGCATCGCCCCTGTTGGCCATGAGTGGGtagggggagagggtggaggagggcacAAGGACATAGGGCAGGGTGCCAGCAGGTAGAGTCAGGCCGCCTGTCGTCTGACCAGCAGAGAGGAGGAAGTTGAGACTGTTGAGacctggaggggagaggggtgaatGAGGACGAGTCATCTGtgaaaaatggcaccctattccccatttagtgcactatttttgaccagcgCCCTATGAAACCATGAGGAGGGGGAGTAGACATCGCTTCAACCAACAGGAGACGAGGTGCAGCCAAAAATCACAAGAACATAGAAAAATAGGCGTGATCATCACTCACAATGCCTTTATCCTTGAaagactacaaatccctacaTGGGACTGAGGTCACTACGTTAAGGACACTGCTCCTAAGTAGACAACAAGTCTATTAGCACTACCTGTACAGTCCAATATCCAGTCTAAGGTCATGTTTCAGAGACGCAAACTAAAAAATGATGCTAGTGTGGATAAGAGACATTAACCGAGCAACActgcaacactgactgactggcacaGAGTTGTTTTTAACATAGCATACCTGCAGAGTTAGGCACATAGAGGTAGTGTGAAGGCCGGACCAGGTTGTTGTGGGGGCTCTGTCTGTCCACCTCCCCGTCCCTGAGGACTCTCAATAGGGCCTCTTCCCTGACTAGCCCCCCTGGGTGCTCTAGGGAGCTGGTCCTTGGGCTGGTGGTCATCTGACAGCTGTTtccctccactctccttctcTAGGAATAGAAAAACTATTTGTAAAGTGCCCAAGTACAACAATAATAAACagctagtagcagcagtgtacaaaagggaggaggagggggggggtgccaatgtaaatagtccggtggccatttgattaattgttcagcagtcttttggcttgggggtagaagctgttaaggagccttttggtccaagacttggcgcttgccggtaccgcttgccgggtcctaggccccagtgatgtactgggccgtgcgcactaccctctgtagcgcctaaCGGTCAGATGCCGAACAGTTTCCATActaggtggtgatgcaaccggccaggatgctctcgatggtgcagctgtagaactttttgaggatctggggacccatgccaaatctcttcagtctcctgagggggaaaaggtgttgtcgtgccctcttcacgactgtcttggtgtgttcggACCAAGGCACTTGAAACTCTCTACACTACAGTTAATGGGGGCCTgatcggcccgccttttcctgtagtccacgatcagctcctattCTTCCGTTTTTAATGTGACCCTCCCACAGCCCAATGCTGCAGCGCTCCCTAGTGCATCCCATAATTAATTTACGATGAGCTTTGATCACATTTCCCTCTCAAATAATGAGCCATGAAATTGCATGGCTCATCTACAAAAATGATAGCTCTGTTTTGCTAATTTTTCAAGCACAAATAATGTGAACTGCTATGCTTCCTCTGCAGAGGATTTTGTGACTGCTTCAGGTGAATGTACCAGACTACTGGTAGGTAGAAATACTGTGTGGATTTGAGCACACCTACCATGACTTCTCTCGCTCCTCAATTTGAATGGAAGTGAGAGGCTGAGATTAATAGTCTGGGGTTTTGTACAATTACAAATATCACATGCATCACCAAAATGATAATGCCATTGTGTTTAATTACAACTTGGAATCCTTTTATCCTGGTCAGGGAGCATGCAGTGATTCAGATTTTAATTTAATGCTTCGCTTTCAGGAATCATTAACAAGATTTTCTGCATTTTCTGAATTAAATCACAGCATGTATGATGATGAAATATACTGAAATAATGTCGTCCTCTACTACTGCCATGTCTCCATAATGTCGTCCTCTACTACTTCCATGCCTCCATAATGTCGTCCTCTATTACTTCCATGCCTCCATAATGTCGTCCTCTACTACTTCCATGCCTCCATAATGTCGTCCTCTACTACTGCCATGTCTCCATAATGTCATCCTCTACTACTGCCATGTCTCCATAATGTCGTCCTCTACTACTTCCATGCCTCCATAATGTCATCCTCTACTACTTCCATGCCTCCATAATGTCGTCCTCTACTACTTCCATGCCTCCATAATGTCGTCCTCTACTACTTCCATGCCGCCATAATGTCGTCCTCTACTACTTCCATGTCTCCATAATGTCGTCCTCTACTACTTCCATGTCTCCATAATGTCATCCTCTACTACTTCCATGCCTCCATAATGTCGTCCTCTACTACTTCAATGTCTTCATAATGTCGTCCTCTACTACTTCCATGTCTCCATAATGTCGTCCTCTACTACTTCAATGTCTTCATAATGTCGTCCTCTACTACTTCCATGTCTCCATAATGTCATCCTCTACTACTTCCATGTCTCCATAATGTCGTCCTCTACTACTTCCATGTCTCCATAATGTCGTCCTCTACTACTTCCATGCCTCCATAATGTCATCCTCTACTACTTCCATGCCTCCATAATGTCGTCCTCTACTACTTCCATGCCTCCATAATGTCGTCCTCTACTACTTCCATGCCTCCATAATGTCATCCTCTACTACTTCCATGTCTTCATAATGTCGTCCTCTACTACTTCCATGTCTTCATATCATCATCAGAAGCTCTCAATTTTCTAATCAATCAGTATAATGTTGCTAAGAAACTTGAGGAAACCTCTTTTCATTATGAAGTGATCGCTGAACATAAACAGCACATTCTTCTGAGTTATGTCTTTCACCTTCACATGTAATGAACCTCACAAAATCACAGGCtgcctctcaaatggcaccctattccctacatagtgcactacccaatagaccctggtctaaagtagtgcactatatagcaaatagggtgccatatagGAAGCAACACAGATACTTCCAATACACATGTTGAATTAAACCAACAGAGGACAAAGTTATGTACTGTGATCTTTAGAGTGGGTATAAATGGAGtgtccagacagacaggcagttctctgtgtgtgtgtgtgtgacttctcAGCAgtcgtatcagtgtgtgtcactTATAAATAACAAAAGGGCATCATTGGGAAGCTCATTACTGACAATGCATAAAGAGTGTACTGGTCACCTTGGAAACCAACCAGTGTGTTATTAAGACGGAGGGTTCTATTCAATCAGATCTGCTTTATGTGACATTAGCATAGAGATTGTTTTGGCGGTGTAAGAGGTAgaactgcgttagagctgtcaaatccacaagcagctcacgtcattatacctaaagcggacattgccattggctgcacagagTCGCATTATGAGAATCCCACGCAGCCTGGTTTAGACTGAACACTGATAGAACTCATCATTATTTCTATGTAGCCTTTCTCCCTCTGAACTTTAACGTGAGTGGGACGGTGTGGCTTCCTGACAATGATCAAGACCGATTTGACAGCGCCaatgcagttccacctccgacacatCAGCTATGAGGGGTGTCAGCTATCGCTGGTTAacacttgatctgattgaatctagaccTGAGACGTTACAGTATGAAGCGTCGCTCTCCTTGACCCGTCTTATCGGTTGTCAAATCACCACGCTTCTAATTAAAAAGGGGAAGTTTAGTTTTTCACAactttcagggtgaggaacccTCTATCGTTAAGTAGTAAAAcactgaacttcccctttaaataTGGATCATACATTACTGTGATTGGTCTAGCATCCTAGGAGGATGATCTACAGTGATCTAAGGTCAGAGGTGGTCCTTGGTACAGTGTGGAAATATGGACAACGACTACCTGAAACGTGTCAGGCTCATGGTCAATCAGAGATCCACAGTACATCTGTGGATCTCACTTTTTCTCCACAAACTCACCTTTTCAGATAGCTCTGTCTCAGGTgactccctcttctcctccactccttcatccttcttcctcttctccaggaTGTTCTCTCTGGAGCAGTCAAGCCCATCCTGCGCCTCCGGACCTCCGTACAGCATGACCACCGAGGCCTGGGACAGGCTGGGTAGATAGGCCATGTGGTGGGGATGGGGGGACAGGGGTCCCACGTATGAACCCTCTGGGTGGACGGGCACGGCCAGGGGGGCTAGGCCCGGGGAGCAGAGCAGGGAGTTGCCGTCACTGTGGGCGGGGCTCTGAAGTCCGCCGCTGGGGTGGGAGACACTGCAAAGACACAGAGGAACCAACTTAGACATATGTTTCTGTCATTCTCTCCAAGCAAATGCTCTGTAGCAGGGCTGTCAGATTCATTTCCTGGaggggccgagtgtctgcggggtTTTGTTCCAATGAATGACATTAATTAATTAGGAACTCTCTAGGTCTTAATCAGACATGGTCCTCTAGGAATTGAGTTTCACACCTTTGCATTATACGGTTTAGAAAAAAAGATGGGACATTAGAATGTAGAAACATATAGTAGTAAAGTCCTTAAATGCTATTTTTtccagaaaaacaaaacaatgtgGTGACTGCATTAGCCAGACCAGATTTCAATtggaaaaaatacaacaaaaaaacactccCTCTCAGCAGTTTGGAACCAGCAACCTTTACGACTCCTCCATCCCCACTCCAAAAACACTTAGAGCAGCAACAGCCTTGAGACGGCTGTGGCTTGGCCACCGGTGAAATAGCCACCACATTCCTAGTAGAAATGGTCAGAAACCGAGAGGACCAGGAGACACTGCAGCCAACTCATGTAAAACATGTCAAACCCAGCCTAAACAAACACCAGGGTAAGAGTAAAAACTCAAAGCGAACCATTACGAAAACCACCTTTTATAAATGAAATGAACTGTGAGACGTGGACCAATAACAGTTTGTGGAGAGCTTCAGCCGGGCCTATTAAAAACTCCAAGCCGGAGCCTCTGGAGCTGGTCATTTGCACGCATCACTTCCTCTAAGGGCCCAGTTTCCTGTTCCTGAGTTGCAACTAAATCACCACATAAGCCATGTTTCAAATGGCCccttattcactatatagtgcactacttttgaccagggcatatAGGGCTCCcatagggctccggtcaaaagtagtgcactataaagggtgccatttgggacaccttCATATATTTTATTCACATGGCAGCCCTGTTGTATACCAGTGGACCTGATGTGTCATTACATTCAACCAACAAGCTAGTCCTTGGCAACAGGCAGTGTAATAGATCATGAAATGCAACACAGAAGTTGTAGATTGTTTGCAGTAAATCTAAGGTTATTACCACTGGATGGCGTATGAAAAGTGATGGCGTGATTAGGAACAGGATTGGTAGCAGCCTGggatgtttggtgtgtgtgtgcctccttCCGTGTGTGTTCTACTTACCCTGTAACAGTGGTTCCAAACTGCAGCCGGCACACAGCGCTGTTGCTCACACACCTTCTGGAATAGTCCACTGACTGGGGAAGCAGACCTGGACAGAACCGAGGGAGACGtgagttaattacatttacaggtAGTTTATTTGAATGGTCCCAAATAGATGGTTGGTAGATGTTCAACTAACTAGCTGCTTGCCCTAACCTTATCCTAGTCTTACCCCGACCTGTAACCCTAGAATATCAACAGATTAGTAGTTGGTTGACAGTTGACAGCTATGTGCTCTAACCCACTGAGTCATTGGGAACCAGTTGTGATGTGAGCTGTCTGTCCTGACTCCTTACCCGTGACCTCTCTGCGTGGGCTGCTGGGCGCCGAGTTGACACGGCGTTGGCTGGCCACGGAGGTGGGCACCACATTGAAGGAGGCATGGCGTGCCAGCTTCTGTTTCCTGTCGCCCGGAAGAGCGATGGCCTCCGGAAGAGCGATGGCCGCTACAGCCTCTGAGTCCTCTGTTGAAAAACAGAGTGGTCAGTGAGTTCTGTGTGTCAGtaggagtagggtgaagttgcccctagacactgatcttgggtcagtttatcATTTTCCACACTAATAGTTAAGGataggataggaggagaggaagctgatcctagatctgtgcctagggGAAATTCATCCCAGAGCGTGTTAGTCTTGGTCAGTAGACAGGTTTATGAGTAGTTTTAGTAGAAGTGAAGACAGTTCCATTATAAATGTATAATGCATCCATTTCCATTCACTGTAATATTGTTTAATAGATGGTCTCCCTATGTACTGAGCTGATGCCCTTCTGAACCAATATGGGAGTGATGTTATTTGTTTTACCACAGGACCACTGTGTGAAAAGTGTTTTAATGAATGCTTTTAAGTGCTATCCTATGTGGATCCACATCTGGCTGTATTATTCACTACCCACATCATTTCAATTCAATCTTACCATGTCTGCTGTGGAAGTCTGCCGGGCCGATCCACTTGAACGCAggcttcctccccctctcctcccggaCGTGGACCTTCTTGATCAATCCCAGACTCGTCAGGACGTTGGCGATGTCATACAGCCGCCGCACCTTAGCTGAAGACAGATTTGAATCAGATTTGAACAACACAGTAAAAAGGCCAATGGCAGGGATGTCTGGGGGTATCGGAGGTGacgttgcccctagacactgatcttgggtcagttttgaaTCTTCCCCACtaatgtttaaggttaggattattAGAGGAGAAGTTGATCCTAGACCTGTACTAGGGAAAACTTCAACCTGCAGCTATTTGGTGGCTGGGTTGTGATCATTAGGCCCCAAAGGGAAGACACTGACTGAAACAGccagggactacctggacttgatGTTGTGTCAGAGGCTCTTTGACTGCACAGCAAAACCCTCAAGATCCCtatgagctctggtcaaaagtcgtgcactatgtaggtaatagGATGCTTACTTTTGTACTTGCTGTGGCTGGCGGGGTCCTGGCTTTCCTCGATGAGGATTTTGGCAGCCACGTCCAGAGTGACCGTCTGGGTcctggacaccaggaagagcaTGACAAACTTCTGACTCATGATGCGTAGGGACTTGTCTTTCCTCGTGCTGGCGGCCGCTGCAAACAGACAAGCAGAACAAAGTTAAAGGGAATACTGGGTTCTATTCACTAAGTGGCAAACGGAAGAAAATGGACAGAAACAGGGAGGGAACTACCTGAACTTGTTTCCgcttttccgttgcaaaacgttttgcgacggtgtgcactaatgaataggaCGTTGCAGTGGCTTGTATGGTCTAGTGCTGCCGACAGCAGTTACATACCAGTGTCAGCATGGGTTTGAATCTGACCTACAGCATGTCACACCCTCCTCCTATAGCAATACTACTTTAATGTGTTACAGAGAACGATGGATATTTGATTCAAGACCTGAGTTACCTGTCAAACAGGTGGTCTTGTCAAACAGGACCATAATACGAACGACAACGTTCCTTATTCAGTGAGAGAAAGTGACCCTGCCCGCCTCTCAAAGGGACGTTATGACAGGAAGTGGAAGGCCTAGTGTTCTGCAGGAGGGGACGCCAGATCCAAGGCAACCACTGCCTCTCTAGGGAACAGTAGCTTTGgattctgttagctagctacatgcagCTACCTAGTTAGCCAATTAGCCACGTTGAAACGCACAGCCCAGCGTTgtcccgggttagggtttggccggggtagccgtcattgtaaataataatttgttcttaactaacttgcctagttaaataaagattagatacatttttttataatttgCCTTTAAGCCCAAGTCAGTAAAAGCATTCC
This DNA window, taken from Oncorhynchus kisutch isolate 150728-3 unplaced genomic scaffold, Okis_V2 scaffold988, whole genome shotgun sequence, encodes the following:
- the LOC109880132 gene encoding transcription factor E2F7; this translates as MEVECLALRDLISPKKSKADMEEVGGRNYQKENRCVERRRTTPHKMDTTATMLLYGSKPPTPEHLQSTPVKPSERGAPPHADPWTPTANLRMLISAASPDIRDREMKKVLFRPIENERAVEDVEVDGPCQFDVVDEEEEEGERKPSRKQKSLGLLCQKFLALYPDYPTSDTINISLDEVSTSLGVERRRIYDIVNVLESLMIVGRVAKNQYVWYGRRRLGSTLAELQGIGRQQRYHLHMEQAAEGGHREGATTHTPEEGGEGDSSCAAASTRKDKSLRIMSQKFVMLFLVSRTQTVTLDVAAKILIEESQDPASHSKYKTKVRRLYDIANVLTSLGLIKKVHVREERGRKPAFKWIGPADFHSRHEDSEAVAAIALPEAIALPGDRKQKLARHASFNVVPTSVASQRRVNSAPSSPRREVTGLLPQSVDYSRRCVSNSAVCRLQFGTTVTGVSHPSGGLQSPAHSDGNSLLCSPGLAPLAVPVHPEGSYVGPLSPHPHHMAYLPSLSQASVVMLYGGPEAQDGLDCSRENILEKRKKDEGVEEKRESPETELSEKRRRVEGNSCQMTTSPRTSSLEHPGGLVREEALLRVLRDGEVDRQSPHNNLVRPSHYLYVPNSAGLNSLNFLLSAGQTTGGLTLPAGTLPYVLVPSSTLSPYPLMANRGDANLNFNMSTMMSPACFVVGSAGPYTVAGAPEFNGVAVAPALSSPEQHPLFGSAPIPSHSPLETRPPLTFIQTETQTPQTPKEAAAGGGSKAFFQTPGTLGTATTTPVARRRGSAQRRLDIGQPLTN